The sequence CCTCGCCGTCGTCGGCGACGGCGTGAGCGTCGGACCCTACACGCACCTGCGTCCGGGCACGGTGCTCGGCGAGGGGGTGAAGGTGGGCTCGTTCGTCGAGACCAAGAACGTCCGGGTCGGCACCGGCACCAAGGTGCCGCACTTCATCTACCTCGGCGACGCCGAGGTCGGCAGCCACGCGAACCTCGGCGCCGGCACCATCACCGCCAACTACGACGACGTGGACAAGCACCGCACCCTGATCGGCGACGAGGTGCACACCGGCTCGCACACCGTGCTCGTCGCGCCCGTTAGGCTGGGTGACGGCGCGAAGACGGGGGCGGGGGCGGTCATCCGAAAGGATGTGCCGGCCGGTGCACTCGCCTTGAGCGTGGCCCCTCAGCGCAACGTCGAGGGGTGGGTCGAGAAGAACAGACCGGGTACGGGCGCTGCGGACGTCGCGGCGAAGGCTCGGTCCGCACAGAAGGCGGACGATGGGGCGCAAGAAGAAGACCGTTGAGCTCGACCGGGCGAACGACATCGCCCCCGGGCTCGTCGCCAAGACGAAGAAGCGCCTCGTCATCGCGCGGGGGAGTTCGCATCCCGAACTCGCCACGGAGGTCGCCGAGCACCTGAGCACCGAGCTCGTGCCGACCGAGTACCGCACGTTCGCCTCGGGTGAGATCCTCACCCGGTTCGAAGTGTCGATCCGCGGCTGCGACCTCTTCCTCATCCAGAGCTTCGGCCCGCCGGTCAACGAGTGGATGATGGAGACCCTCATCATGCTCGACGCGGCCAAGCGCGCGTCGGCCAAGCGCATCACGGTCGTCGCGCCGTACTTCCCCTACTCGCGGCAGGACAAGAAGGGCCGGGGGCGCGAGCCGATCAGCGGCCGCCTGGTCGCGGATCTGTTCAAGACCGCCGGCGCCGACCGCGTCATGAGCGTCGACCTGCACGCGGCGCAGATCCAGGGCTTCTTCGACGGGCCCGTCGACCACCTGTTCGCCAAGCCCGTGCTGCTGGAGTACTTCGAGCGCACGCTGGGCGCGCAGGACCGCGAGCTTCTCACGGTGGTCTCGCCCGACACCGGGCGCGTGCGTGTCGCCGACACGTGGTCCGACAGTCTGGGCGCACCGCTCGCGATCATTCACAAGCGTCGCGACCCGAACGTCGCGAACCAGGTCACGGTGAACGAGATCGTCGGTGAGGTCGACGGCCGGGTGTGCCTTCTCGTGGACGACATGATCGACACCGGCGGCACGATCGTCAAGGCCGCCGAGGCGCTCAAGGCGAACGGCGCGGTCAAGGTCATCGTCGCCGCGACGCACGCGATCTTCAGCGACCCCGCGGCGCAGCGCCTGCAGAGCGAGGCGATCGACGAGGTCGTCGTGACCGACACGATCCCGATCCCCGACGCCAAACGGTTCCCGAGCCTGACGATCCTGCCGATCGCTCCGCTGCTCGCCCGCGCCATCCACGAGGTCTTCGAGGACGGCTCGGTCACGAGCATGTTCGACGGGGCGGCCTGACGCCGGGCGCGACCGGGGCCCTCGTGGCCCGATCACCCCTCGCCGCGCTCAAAGGCTCCTCATAGGAGCGGTTGCGAGGATGCCCCACGACGCGCTGCGTCGACCCCCACGAGCCAGGAGGACCTTCATGATCCGCACCGCACTCGCTTCCCGTCCCGCCCGCGCCGGCGCCGTGCTCACCGCGGCCGCCGGCATCGCGCTGCTCGCCGGCTGCGCGCCCGGCGACTCCAGCGCCGCGGACGACGCCCCGGCCGACTCGGGCTCCGGCTCCGGTGCCGGTTCCGGCTCCGGTTCCACGGACTCCGGCGCCGGCACCTACGCCGACGGCACCTACACGGCCGACGGCTCGTACGCGACGCCTGAGTCCGTCGAGAAGATCACCGTCACGGTCACCCTCGAAGACGACGTCATCACGTCGGTCGAGGTCACCGGAGACCCTCAGAAGAGCGAATCCGAGCAGTACCAGGGCCAGTTCATCGGCGGCATCGCAGAGGTCGTCGAGGGGCAGCACATCGACGACATCCAGGTCAGCCGCGTCGCCGGCTCGTCGCTCACCAGCGGCGGATTCAACGACGCGATCGAGACGATCAAGGCCGAAGCGGCGGGCTGACCGTGGCGGGCGATCCGGCGTCGTGGCGTTTCGACGCGATCGGCACGACGTGGGAGATCGTCACCGCTGCACCGCTGGACGAGGCTGCGCGCGCCGAAGTCGGCGCGGTGATCGAAGCGTTCGACCGCACCTGGTCGAGGTTCCGAGCCGACTCGTCCGTGCGCGCCCTCGCACGCGCCGCGGGCGCGGTGCCCGCCCCTCCCGACGCCGGGCCCCTGCTCGACGCGTACGCCGCGCTCTCGGACGCCACGGACGGCGCCGTGAACCCTCTCGTCGGCGCGTCGCTCGAACGGCTCGGCTACGACGCCGACTACTCCCTGCACGACCGGCTCGCCGCGCACGGCCCGCGCGCGGCTCCTGAGCGCTGGCGCGACCTCGTGCGGTGGCACGGGGGAGTCCTCGAGGTGCGCGAACCGGCGCTCGTCGACGTCGGCGCACTCGGCAAGGGCCGCCTCGTCGACCTCGTGCTCGGGGTCGTGCGGCGCGCGGTGCCCGGCGACGCGATCGTCGACGCCGGCGGCGACCTGGCTGTGCGCGGGCGTGCGCAGCGCATCGGACTGGAGCATCCGTTCGACCCACGTCGCGCGATCGGGGTGTGGGAGGTGACGGATGCCGCGCTGTGCGCGTCGGCGACCAATCGGCGCGCGTGGCCGTCGGCGACGGGGACGCCGCTGCACCACGTGCTCGACGCGCGCACGGGCCTTCCGGTGCGCACGATCGCGGCGACGTGGGCGACCGCTCCCGACGCGATGAGGGCGGATGCCGTCGCCACTGCGCTGTTCTTCGACGGCGGCCCGCGCCTCGCGCGAGAGTGGGGCGTGGAGTGGGTGCGCATGACGACCGACGGCCGGGTCGAGTGGTCGCCCGGGTGCGTTGCCGAGCTGTTCGTGCGCGGGGAACGGGCGGCCCCGGACCGCGCCGGCTTCGCGAGCGAATAGCCTGGAACGGTGACCGACTCTGCCGCAGGACGCGTGGTCGCGGTGGCCCGCGATGACGAGCATCGATTCAGCAAACCGACCCGGGAGAGCATCACGCTCGTCGCGGGCATCGGCGTCGAGGGCGTCATGTCGATCGTCCTGCGGGGCGGCGACGTGCGCCCGGGCGACGGCATCCGCGTCATCCCGCCCGCCGGCGCCGACGAGCCCCTCCAGGCGGTGTGACGTGCTGAGCACCCTCACCGCGGCGTGGAACCGCGTCTTCGCCGTGCTCGGCCGCGTCTCGATGTACCGCCTGGTGTATCTCGCGCTCGCCGCACTCGCCGTGATCTCGCTGCTGCTGTCGTTCTTCGGCCTGGTCGGGCCCGATCCGCTGCAGCTGGTCGTGACGCTCATCGTGCTCGTGGCGGTGTGCGCCGGGGTGGATGCCGCGGCCCAGCGCGTGCTGAACCTGCCGTGGCGCATCGAGTCGTCGCTCATCACGGCGCACATCCTGCTGTTCGTGCTGCGGCCGACGCTCGAGCTCACCGGTCTCGCAGGCATCGCGATCGCCGGAGCCGTCGCGTCGCTGTCGAAGTACCTCCTCGCGTGGCGCGGCCGCCACATCTTCAACCCGGCGGCGGTCGGTGCGACCGTGCTGACGCTGCTGAGCGTCGCGTGGCCGGCGCTCGGCGCGTCGTCGTGGTGGGTGGGCACGCCCGCGCTCGCCGGGCCCGTGATCGTACTGGGCGTGGCGGTGCTGGTACGCACCGAGAAGCTGCGGGTGGTCGCCGGCTTCGTCGTGATCGCGGTGGCCGTCGCGGTCGTCCGCACCTCGATCCAGTACCAGGATGCGGGTCTCGACGTCGAGCTGTTCGAGATCCTGTGGCCGGTGCTGTGGTCGTCGCCGTTCCTGTTCCTCGGCGCGTTCATGCTCTCGGAGCCCCTCACGCTGCCCCCGCGTCGCTGGCAGCAGTTCACCGTCGCGGCGGTGGTCGGTGTGCTGGCGGGGTGGCCGATCCCGGTCGGCGACATCTCACTCGGTCAGGAGCGGGCGCTGCTCATCGGCAACCTCGTCGCCTTCGCGTTCGCGGTGCGCACCGCGGTGCGGCTGACGCTCGTCTCGCGCGCGCAGCCGACCCCCACCGTCCGCGAGCTGACGTTCCGCGTGCAGGACCGGCTGTCGTTCCGCCCCGGGCAGTACCTCGAGCTCGAGGTGCCGCACCGGCACCCCGATGCCCGCGGCACGCGGCGCGAGTTCAGCATCGCGTCGGCGCCCGAAGACCTTCCGATCCTCAAGGTCGCCTTCAAGGAGGGCGGCGGCTCTCAGCCGCAGAGCTCGTTCAAGAAGGCGCTCGCGGCGGTGGGGGAGGGCGACCGGCTCGCGATCACCGGTGTGTGGGGCGACTTCCTGCTGCCCACGCGCGACACCGCGCCGATCCTCATGGTGGCGGCCGGCATCGGCGTGACCCCGTTCGTCTCGCAGCTGCGTCACGCCCGCCTCGCCGGGCGTGACCGCGACATCGTGCTCGTCTACGTCGCGTCCGACGGCGCGGACCTGGCATACCGCGACGAGATCGAGGCATCCGGTGCCCGCGTGATCGTGTTCACGCGCACGCGTCCCGACGACCTCCCCGCCCACTGGCAGTGGGCGCAGGGCGTGCGCCTGGACGCGGACGGTCTGCTGCGGGTCGTGCCCGACATCGGCGCCCGGCACGCGTACATCTCGGGTCCTGCGGGGCTCATCGCCGACCTCGCGCCCGCGCTCGAGCGCGCGCGGTCGATCACGACCGACGCGTTCAGCGGCTACTGATCCGAGCGCGCGGGTGGGACGTTTCGTCTCGCTCCGCTCGCTCAACGACCGGGATTCGCCGATTGCGCGCGGGTGGGGACGTTTCGTCTCGCTCCGCTCGCTCAACGACCGGACCCGCTGAACGGGCGCGGGTTCCGGTCGTTGAGCGAGCGAGGGACGAGCGAGACGAAACGCGCGGTGCCTGCCGGCACTCAGTCCGTCGGCGCCGGATCGGCCGGACGCGCGGGCAGGCGCACCTCGAACGTGGTGTCGCCCGGGTCGCTCGCGACCGAGATCGAACCGCCGTGCGCCTCGACGATCGCGCGGGCGATCGACAGCCCCAGACCCGTGCCGCCGGTCTGCCGCGCACGCGAGCGGTCGCCGCGGGCGAAGCGTTCGAACAGCTCGTCCCTCACCGCGGGGTCGACTCCGGGTCCGTCGTCGTGCACGCGCAGCACCGCGGTGTCGCCTTCGCGGGCGACGCCGACGGTCACGGTGGTGCCCTCGGGCGTGTGCGTGCGCGCGTTGGCGAGGAGGTTCGCCGCCACCTGGTGGAGGCGGCCGCTGTCGCCGGCGATCAGCACGGGCTCGTCTCCGACCTCGAGCACCCACGTGTGGCCCGGGCCGGTGGCGCGCACATCGCCCACCGCGTCGATCGCGAGCCGCGTGAGGTCGACGGTCCCGAAGACGAGCTCCTGGCCCTCGTCCAGCCGCGCGAGCAGCAGCAGATCCTCGACGAGCGAGGTCATCCGCAGCGACTGCGCCTGGATGCGTTCGAGCGACTCCTCGGTGTTCTCGACGGTGGCGCTGTCGGTGCCGGCGCGTTCGCGGGCGGGACGCCCCGTCCGCTGCGCCTGTCGGAGCGCGCGCAGCGACAGCTCGGAGTAGCCGCGGATCGAGGCCAGCGGCGTGCGCAGCTCGTGGCTGGCGTCGGCGACGAACGAGCGCATGCGCTCCTCGTTGCGCTGACGCACCGCGAGCGACTCGTCGACGTGGTCGAGGAGGGTGTTCAGCGCCTCGCCGACCTGACCAACCTCGGTGCGGGGATCGGCCTGGGCGGCGGGAACCCGCTCGGCGATCGACACCGCGCCCTGGTCGAGCGGCTGCCGCGACACGCGGGCGGCGGTGTCGGCCACCGCGCGCAGGGGCGCGAGACCGGCGCGGATCGTCCAGGCGGTGGCCGCGGCGAGCAGGACCAGTCCGCCCGCCGTGAGCAGTCCGATCGTGGTGAGCATCTGGCCGATCGTCGCCGCGACCTTGTCGCGCGCGACGCCGACCACGACCACCGACTGGTCGGCGGGGCCGGTGCGCTCGCCGTCGACGCGGAACGTCCCGATGTCGTCGATCGTGACGACGAGCGGGCCTTCTTCGGGGATGCTCGTGATGAGCTGCGCGATCTGGTCCTCGGAGAGGGGGATGACCGACCCGTCGTCGTCGGTGTAGGCCGCGGTCGGCAGCCCGGGGACGGTCTGCACCGCGAACAGCGTGCCGGGGGCGACCGGCTGCTGCGCCAGGATCTCCTCCGCCGTCATGCCCGCCAGCAGGAACGGCCGCGCCGCGGCGGCCATGCGCTGCGCCTGCGCGCGGAGGTCGCTGGTGAGTCCCGCCTCGAGCACGTTGCCGAGGATCGCGCTGGTGGTGACGCCCACGAGCACCAGGATCAGCGAGGTGATCGAGACCACCGTCGCGATCAGCTTGCGCTGCAGCGTCCACGGAGTGCGCCGGGGGAGTGCGTCGCCGTCGTGCGCGCCCGCGGCGGGTGCGGCATCCGTCGCCTTCCGGCCCGCCGGTGCGGGCGCGGGCTCGCCCGTCATTGCGGGGCCTTGATCATGTAGCCGACCCCGCGCACGGTGTGGATGAGCGGCTCACGGCCCGCGTCGATCTTCTTGCGCAGGTACGAGATGTACAGCTCGACGACGCTGGACCGGCCGCCGAAGTCGTAGTTCCACACGCGGTCGAGGATCTGCGCCTTCGACACCACGCGACGCTGGTTGCGCATGAGGTAGCGCAGCAGCTCGAACTCGGTGGCGGTCAGTTCGATCTCGTCGCCGCTGCGCTCGACCTCGTGGCTGTCCTCGTTGAGCGTCAGATCGCCCACGCGCAGGATCGGCTCGGCGCCGGCGGCGTGCGCGGTGCCGGCCCGGCGCATCAGTCCCCGCAGCCGCGCGACGACCTCCTCGAGGCTGAACGGCTTCGTGACGTAGTCGTCGCCGCCGGCGGTGAGTCCGGCGACGCGGTCGCTCACGGCGTCCTTCGCGGTGAGGAACAGCACGGGCACGTCGTCGCCGGACTGCCGCAGCCGCTGCAGCACGGCCATGCCGTCGAGGTCGGGCATCATGACGTCGAGCACCATCGCGTCCGGGCCGAACTCGCGTGCCGCCTGCAGGGCCTCGAAGCCCGAGCCTGCGGTCCGCACCTCCCAGCCCTCCATGCGCAGCGCCATCGACAGCAGGTCGGTGAGCATCTGCTCGTCATCGACCACCAGCACGCGCAGCGCAGAGCCGTCGGGGCGGAGGAGGGCAGGGGCGGGCGTGGTCATGCGTCCCATTGTGGCCGCCTACCTATGGACTTCCTATGGAGGCCGCTATGCACTCGCTGGGAGAATCCGGTGCCCGCCCCCGGGGGGCGAGGTCCCGATGACGACGGATGCTTCCTCATAACGTCTTCATAGCCCTCCCTGGTGCTGCGCATGAGAGCGATCCGTAGCTTCCTGCCGACGGCCGGCAACGTGCCCGCCGGGAGGAGACCCATGTACATGACCTATCTGCGGCGGGAGCTGGCCGGCCGCAAGAAGCAGACGATCATCGTGGCCGCCGGCCTCGCGATCGCGATCGCCCTCGTGATGATCGTGAACTCGCTGGCCGCCGGTGTGCGCGATGCGCAGGCTGATGCGCTGGAGTCGGTCTACGGCGTCGGCACCGATCTCACCGTCTCGGGCGCGATGGCCGAGCCGGGTCAGGGCGGCGCCCGATTCGACTTCGCCGAGGACGGCGGCGAGACCGCCGAGGACGGCACCACCGAACTCAGCCAGTCGCGTCTGGTGAGCGAGCCGATGCGCAGCACCCTCGACGCCTCGACGCTCGACACCGTCGCCGGCGTCGACGGGGTGGGGGAGGCATCCGCCGCCCTCAGCCTCACCAACATGACGTTCTCGGGCGAGCTGCCCCCTCGCCCCGAGGACGGCGGCGGCGACGTCATGGTCGCCCCGCAGGAGCAGAGCAACGGTGAGGGCGGCGCGACCTTCGGCGGCGGCGCGTTCGACATCGAGTCGTTCTCGGTGCTGGGCATCGACCCGTCGGCCGCGGCGGTCGGCCCGCTGTCGGCGGTCGAGGTGACCGACGGACGCGGGCTCGAGACCTCCGACGCCGGCGAGGACGTCGCCGTCCTCGACGCCGCCTACGCCTCGACCGAGGAGCTCGCCGTGGGCGACACGATCGACATCGGCGGCGCGGACTTCGAGGTCGTCGGCATCGTCGGGTCCACATCGGACGAGGCCGACACGGCGTCGAACGCGTACATCCCGCTCGACGTCGCGCAAGAGCTGTCGGGACTCGGCGACGTCGTCTCGACCGTGTACGTGCAGGCCGAGTCGTCCGACGCGATCTCGTCGGTGCAGGCGGCGCTCGAGGACGAGCTGCCCGACGCGACCGTCAGCTCGCAGGCCGACCTCGCCTCGACCGTATCGGGCTCGCTGTCGAGCGCCTCGGCCCTCATCACCAACCTCGGCACGTGGCTGTCGCTCATCGTGCTGGCCGTCGCCCTCGTGCTCGCGGTGCTGTTCACGATCTCGGGCGTCTCGCGGCGCACGCGCGAGTTCGGCACGCTCAAGGCGATCGGGTGGTCCAACGGCCGCGTCGTCGGCCAGGTCGCGGGGGAGTCGCTCGTGCAGGGGCTCATCGGCGGGGCGGCGGGCCTCGTCATCGGGTTCGCGGGCATCGTGGCGATCAACCTCGTCGCACCGACCATCTCGACCGCGCCGGCGGATGCGTTGAGCCGGCCCGGTGGCGAAGGCGGGCCGATGGTCAGCGGTCCCCTGGTGAGCACGTTCGCTCCCGGTGGCATGCAGACCGCGGCCGACATCGTCCTGCAGGCGCCCGTCACGCTGTGGGTCGTCGTCGCGGCGGTCGGCATCGCGGTGCTCGGCGGCCTGGTCGCCGGCGCGTTCGGCGGCTGGCGCGCGGCCCGGCTCAGCCCGGCCGAAGCGCTGCGATCGGTGGGGTGAGGCATCCGTGTCCGAGAGCTTCACCGCCCCCACCGCCACAGCATCCACCTCCACCACGACGGGAGAGCACGACATGACCATGATCGACACCACGGCCGGAGCGGTTCCGGATGCCGCGCCCCCGGTGCTGTACCGGCTCGAAGGCGTCACGCGCACCTACACCCAGAAGGGCCGCATCGTGAAAGCGCTCGCCGGCGTCGACCTCACGATCGCGGCGGGCGACTTCGTCGCGATCCAGGGTCCGACCGGAGGCGGCAAGTCCACCCTGCTGCAGCTGCTCGGCGCCCTCGACCGGCCGTCGACCGGCTCGCTGCACCTGGGCGAGCTCGACATCGCGACGGCGAGCAACCGGGAGCTCGGACGCATCCGGGCCCACGAGATCGGCTTCGTGTTCCAGGGGTTCAACCTCATCCCGACGCTCACGGCGCACGAGAACGTCGACATGGCGCTCGAGCCGCTGGGCCTGTCCTCGGCCGAGCGCGCCCACCGGGTCGCCGAGGCCCTCGCGCACGTCGGCCTCGCCGAGCGCGCCGACCATCGTCCGGGCGAGCTGTCGGGCGGGCAGCAGCAGCGCGTCGCGATCGCGCGGGCGATCGTGAAGCGCCCGCGGGTGCTGCTGGCCGACGAGCCGACGGGCAACCTCGACGAGAGCATGCGCGACGAGATCCTCGACGTGCTGCAGGCGCTCCACAGCGAGGGGCTCACGCTCATCGTCGTGACCCACGACTCCGCGGTCGCACGCCGTGCGAGGCGACGGCTGCGCCTGGACCGTGGTGCGGTGCACGACC comes from Microbacterium cremeum and encodes:
- a CDS encoding FAD:protein FMN transferase, whose protein sequence is MAGDPASWRFDAIGTTWEIVTAAPLDEAARAEVGAVIEAFDRTWSRFRADSSVRALARAAGAVPAPPDAGPLLDAYAALSDATDGAVNPLVGASLERLGYDADYSLHDRLAAHGPRAAPERWRDLVRWHGGVLEVREPALVDVGALGKGRLVDLVLGVVRRAVPGDAIVDAGGDLAVRGRAQRIGLEHPFDPRRAIGVWEVTDAALCASATNRRAWPSATGTPLHHVLDARTGLPVRTIAATWATAPDAMRADAVATALFFDGGPRLAREWGVEWVRMTTDGRVEWSPGCVAELFVRGERAAPDRAGFASE
- a CDS encoding FAD-dependent oxidoreductase, which codes for MLSTLTAAWNRVFAVLGRVSMYRLVYLALAALAVISLLLSFFGLVGPDPLQLVVTLIVLVAVCAGVDAAAQRVLNLPWRIESSLITAHILLFVLRPTLELTGLAGIAIAGAVASLSKYLLAWRGRHIFNPAAVGATVLTLLSVAWPALGASSWWVGTPALAGPVIVLGVAVLVRTEKLRVVAGFVVIAVAVAVVRTSIQYQDAGLDVELFEILWPVLWSSPFLFLGAFMLSEPLTLPPRRWQQFTVAAVVGVLAGWPIPVGDISLGQERALLIGNLVAFAFAVRTAVRLTLVSRAQPTPTVRELTFRVQDRLSFRPGQYLELEVPHRHPDARGTRREFSIASAPEDLPILKVAFKEGGGSQPQSSFKKALAAVGEGDRLAITGVWGDFLLPTRDTAPILMVAAGIGVTPFVSQLRHARLAGRDRDIVLVYVASDGADLAYRDEIEASGARVIVFTRTRPDDLPAHWQWAQGVRLDADGLLRVVPDIGARHAYISGPAGLIADLAPALERARSITTDAFSGY
- a CDS encoding sensor histidine kinase, which encodes MTGEPAPAPAGRKATDAAPAAGAHDGDALPRRTPWTLQRKLIATVVSITSLILVLVGVTTSAILGNVLEAGLTSDLRAQAQRMAAAARPFLLAGMTAEEILAQQPVAPGTLFAVQTVPGLPTAAYTDDDGSVIPLSEDQIAQLITSIPEEGPLVVTIDDIGTFRVDGERTGPADQSVVVVGVARDKVAATIGQMLTTIGLLTAGGLVLLAAATAWTIRAGLAPLRAVADTAARVSRQPLDQGAVSIAERVPAAQADPRTEVGQVGEALNTLLDHVDESLAVRQRNEERMRSFVADASHELRTPLASIRGYSELSLRALRQAQRTGRPARERAGTDSATVENTEESLERIQAQSLRMTSLVEDLLLLARLDEGQELVFGTVDLTRLAIDAVGDVRATGPGHTWVLEVGDEPVLIAGDSGRLHQVAANLLANARTHTPEGTTVTVGVAREGDTAVLRVHDDGPGVDPAVRDELFERFARGDRSRARQTGGTGLGLSIARAIVEAHGGSISVASDPGDTTFEVRLPARPADPAPTD
- a CDS encoding response regulator transcription factor — translated: MTTPAPALLRPDGSALRVLVVDDEQMLTDLLSMALRMEGWEVRTAGSGFEALQAAREFGPDAMVLDVMMPDLDGMAVLQRLRQSGDDVPVLFLTAKDAVSDRVAGLTAGGDDYVTKPFSLEEVVARLRGLMRRAGTAHAAGAEPILRVGDLTLNEDSHEVERSGDEIELTATEFELLRYLMRNQRRVVSKAQILDRVWNYDFGGRSSVVELYISYLRKKIDAGREPLIHTVRGVGYMIKAPQ
- a CDS encoding ribose-phosphate diphosphokinase, which encodes MGRKKKTVELDRANDIAPGLVAKTKKRLVIARGSSHPELATEVAEHLSTELVPTEYRTFASGEILTRFEVSIRGCDLFLIQSFGPPVNEWMMETLIMLDAAKRASAKRITVVAPYFPYSRQDKKGRGREPISGRLVADLFKTAGADRVMSVDLHAAQIQGFFDGPVDHLFAKPVLLEYFERTLGAQDRELLTVVSPDTGRVRVADTWSDSLGAPLAIIHKRRDPNVANQVTVNEIVGEVDGRVCLLVDDMIDTGGTIVKAAEALKANGAVKVIVAATHAIFSDPAAQRLQSEAIDEVVVTDTIPIPDAKRFPSLTILPIAPLLARAIHEVFEDGSVTSMFDGAA
- a CDS encoding FMN-binding protein, whose translation is MIRTALASRPARAGAVLTAAAGIALLAGCAPGDSSAADDAPADSGSGSGAGSGSGSTDSGAGTYADGTYTADGSYATPESVEKITVTVTLEDDVITSVEVTGDPQKSESEQYQGQFIGGIAEVVEGQHIDDIQVSRVAGSSLTSGGFNDAIETIKAEAAG
- a CDS encoding ABC transporter permease: MYMTYLRRELAGRKKQTIIVAAGLAIAIALVMIVNSLAAGVRDAQADALESVYGVGTDLTVSGAMAEPGQGGARFDFAEDGGETAEDGTTELSQSRLVSEPMRSTLDASTLDTVAGVDGVGEASAALSLTNMTFSGELPPRPEDGGGDVMVAPQEQSNGEGGATFGGGAFDIESFSVLGIDPSAAAVGPLSAVEVTDGRGLETSDAGEDVAVLDAAYASTEELAVGDTIDIGGADFEVVGIVGSTSDEADTASNAYIPLDVAQELSGLGDVVSTVYVQAESSDAISSVQAALEDELPDATVSSQADLASTVSGSLSSASALITNLGTWLSLIVLAVALVLAVLFTISGVSRRTREFGTLKAIGWSNGRVVGQVAGESLVQGLIGGAAGLVIGFAGIVAINLVAPTISTAPADALSRPGGEGGPMVSGPLVSTFAPGGMQTAADIVLQAPVTLWVVVAAVGIAVLGGLVAGAFGGWRAARLSPAEALRSVG
- a CDS encoding ABC transporter ATP-binding protein gives rise to the protein MTMIDTTAGAVPDAAPPVLYRLEGVTRTYTQKGRIVKALAGVDLTIAAGDFVAIQGPTGGGKSTLLQLLGALDRPSTGSLHLGELDIATASNRELGRIRAHEIGFVFQGFNLIPTLTAHENVDMALEPLGLSSAERAHRVAEALAHVGLAERADHRPGELSGGQQQRVAIARAIVKRPRVLLADEPTGNLDESMRDEILDVLQALHSEGLTLIVVTHDSAVARRARRRLRLDRGAVHDLVR